The following are from one region of the Bradyrhizobium septentrionale genome:
- a CDS encoding GntR family transcriptional regulator, with translation MAEREADRSVSQTVRAQLALRDLVLSGRLRPGERISELQAVEITGVSRTPVRMALVRLEEEGLLEAIPSGGFMVKAFSERDILDSIELRGTLEGLAARFAAERGVSSRDLEPLKECLNEIDGLVRQEPISVEAFSSYVALNARFHALLTELSRSPPLIRQIDRASALPFASPSGFVMAQSALPEARQILLIAQDHHRVVVDAIENREGARAEAIMREHARLAARNLRLALRNRTHLDLLPALALINSAAG, from the coding sequence ATGGCGGAACGCGAAGCCGATCGTTCAGTGTCGCAGACCGTGCGGGCGCAGCTTGCGCTGCGCGACCTGGTTCTCTCGGGCCGCCTGCGGCCGGGCGAGCGCATCTCGGAACTGCAGGCGGTCGAGATCACCGGGGTGTCGCGTACGCCGGTGCGGATGGCGCTGGTCCGGCTGGAAGAGGAAGGCCTGCTGGAAGCGATCCCGTCCGGCGGCTTCATGGTCAAGGCATTTTCCGAGCGCGACATTCTCGATTCGATCGAGCTGCGCGGCACGCTGGAAGGGCTGGCTGCGCGCTTCGCCGCCGAGCGCGGCGTCTCGTCGCGCGATCTCGAGCCGTTAAAAGAATGCCTCAACGAGATCGACGGCCTGGTGCGGCAGGAGCCGATCTCGGTCGAAGCCTTTTCGTCCTATGTCGCGCTCAATGCGCGCTTTCACGCCCTGCTCACCGAGCTGTCGCGCAGTCCGCCGCTGATCCGGCAGATCGACCGCGCCTCGGCGCTGCCGTTCGCCTCGCCGAGCGGCTTCGTGATGGCGCAATCGGCGTTGCCCGAGGCGCGCCAGATCCTGCTGATCGCGCAGGACCATCATCGCGTGGTGGTCGACGCCATCGAGAACCGCGAGGGCGCGCGCGCCGAGGCGATCATGCGCGAGCATGCCCGGCTTGCGGCACGCAATCTGCGGCTGGCGCTGCGCAACCGCACCCATCTCGATCTGCTGCCGGCGCTGGCGCTGATCAATTCGGCGGCCGGCTGA
- a CDS encoding aromatic ring-hydroxylating oxygenase subunit alpha, whose protein sequence is MQKPFPMNAWYAAGWDAEIKHALLPRTICGKHVVMYRKGDGEVVALEDACWHRLVPLSKGRLDGDAVVCGYHGLKYNAQGRCTFMPSQETINPSACVRAYPVVERHRFIWLWMGDPALADPALVPDMHWNHDPAWAGDGKTIHVKCDYRLVVDNLMDLTHETFVHGSSIGNEAVAEAPFDVTHGDKTVTVTRWMKGIEPPPFWAKQLERPGPVDRWQIIRFEAPCTVNIDVGVAPAGSGAPEGDRSQGVNGYVLNTITPETEKTCHYFWAFVRNHRITEQRLTSEIRDGVAGIFHEDEIILEAQQRAMDENPDRVFYNLNIDAGAMWARRVIDRMVAKELPPQQLQAAE, encoded by the coding sequence GTGCAAAAGCCCTTTCCAATGAACGCGTGGTACGCGGCCGGCTGGGATGCCGAGATCAAGCACGCGCTGTTGCCGCGGACGATCTGCGGCAAGCATGTCGTGATGTACCGGAAGGGCGACGGCGAGGTCGTGGCGCTGGAGGATGCCTGCTGGCATCGCCTCGTACCGCTCTCCAAGGGCCGACTCGACGGCGACGCCGTGGTCTGCGGCTATCACGGCCTGAAATACAACGCTCAAGGCCGCTGCACCTTCATGCCCTCGCAGGAGACCATCAATCCGTCGGCCTGCGTGCGCGCCTATCCCGTCGTCGAGCGCCACCGCTTCATCTGGCTCTGGATGGGCGATCCCGCGCTCGCCGATCCCGCGCTGGTGCCCGACATGCACTGGAACCACGATCCGGCCTGGGCCGGCGACGGCAAGACCATTCACGTCAAATGCGACTATCGCCTTGTCGTCGACAATCTCATGGACCTGACGCACGAGACCTTCGTGCACGGCTCGAGCATCGGCAATGAGGCAGTCGCCGAAGCGCCGTTCGACGTCACCCATGGCGACAAGACCGTCACCGTCACGCGCTGGATGAAGGGCATCGAGCCGCCGCCGTTCTGGGCCAAGCAGCTCGAGAGGCCGGGCCCGGTCGATCGCTGGCAGATCATCCGCTTCGAGGCGCCGTGCACCGTCAATATCGACGTTGGCGTCGCGCCGGCCGGATCGGGCGCGCCGGAAGGCGATCGCTCGCAGGGCGTCAACGGCTATGTGCTCAACACCATCACGCCGGAGACCGAGAAGACCTGCCATTATTTCTGGGCCTTCGTCCGCAATCACCGCATCACCGAGCAGCGCCTGACCTCGGAAATCCGCGACGGCGTCGCCGGCATCTTCCACGAGGACGAGATCATCCTCGAAGCGCAGCAGCGCGCGATGGACGAGAATCCGGACCGCGTGTTCTACAATCTCAACATCGATGCCGGCGCAATGTGGGCGCGGCGCGTCATCGACCGCATGGTGGCGAAGGAACTTCCGCCGCAGCAGTTGCAGGCGGCGGAGTAG
- a CDS encoding GntR family transcriptional regulator, protein MTAIWPSASLPGMNIGLSFREGLAGDGPRSLTSAVQERLRADILSTRLLPGQKLHIAGLAKQFSVSLAAVREALSRLVADGLVQASDQRGFRVCPVSLADLADVTQTRIDIEGLALRRSIERGDQAWLSSVSAAWEALKAVPHRYPDDPTVHYEEWVVRHRIFHRALVNACGSQWLLGFRDVLHEQSERYRRLSIRREVGRTRDVEAEHAAIVEAVLARDADAAVGALSKHFGITREFVELAAPRIAEVNAST, encoded by the coding sequence TTGACGGCAATATGGCCGTCAGCCAGTCTGCCGGGCATGAACATCGGGTTGAGCTTTCGCGAGGGCTTGGCCGGCGACGGGCCGCGAAGCCTGACATCGGCGGTTCAGGAGCGGCTGCGGGCCGACATCCTGTCGACCCGGCTGCTTCCCGGCCAGAAGCTGCACATCGCCGGCCTCGCCAAGCAGTTTTCGGTCAGCCTCGCCGCTGTTCGCGAGGCGCTGTCACGATTGGTGGCCGACGGGCTGGTGCAGGCCTCCGACCAGCGCGGCTTTCGCGTCTGCCCGGTCTCGCTCGCCGATCTCGCCGACGTCACGCAGACCCGGATCGACATCGAGGGACTGGCGTTGCGGCGCTCGATCGAGCGCGGCGACCAGGCCTGGCTGTCCTCGGTCTCGGCCGCCTGGGAGGCGCTGAAGGCCGTTCCCCATCGCTACCCCGACGATCCCACCGTGCACTATGAGGAATGGGTGGTCCGCCACCGCATTTTCCATCGCGCGCTGGTCAATGCCTGCGGGTCGCAATGGCTGCTCGGCTTCCGCGATGTGCTGCATGAGCAGAGCGAGCGCTATCGGCGGCTTTCGATCCGCCGCGAGGTCGGCAGGACGCGCGACGTCGAAGCCGAGCACGCCGCGATCGTGGAGGCCGTCCTGGCACGCGATGCGGATGCGGCCGTTGGCGCACTGTCAAAGCATTTTGGCATCACCAGGGAATTCGTCGAGCTCGCCGCTCCGCGCATTGCGGAGGTCAACGCCAGCACCTGA
- a CDS encoding ABC transporter substrate-binding protein, protein MSITRRRALATLIATTLLAGPAYAAETIRVGLPTKTYWPTTIAETAVRQKLFEKEGIKAELTVYRSGAETFEGMAAGAADIILDPPSLVSAGRKKGVMSRIVANAAMGNFGWQLMVPAKSTLEVKDLNGKKVGITAAGSGSDLLALWTIQDRKIDFTRVPVGGGGLVPNLLAGNVDAAVVYSPLSFQVARSGEAKTILDYATAAPPNLTAGWIVLDKFAEAKPEVVQKAVNALYGAVQFMRANRDVTVKLIADLYEMPAEIAAMEYDNTIMKLETDGNMGAANVPAAVQLSLDLAKLGGLKDIVPVEDVISTKFKPVPTKP, encoded by the coding sequence ATGAGCATCACGCGCCGCCGCGCGCTGGCAACCCTGATCGCCACTACTCTGCTGGCCGGTCCCGCCTATGCTGCCGAAACGATCCGCGTCGGCCTGCCCACCAAGACCTATTGGCCGACGACCATCGCCGAGACCGCGGTGCGGCAAAAACTATTCGAGAAGGAAGGCATCAAGGCCGAGCTGACCGTCTACCGCAGCGGCGCCGAGACCTTCGAGGGCATGGCCGCCGGTGCTGCCGACATCATCCTCGATCCGCCATCGCTGGTGTCGGCCGGCCGCAAGAAGGGAGTGATGTCGCGGATCGTCGCCAATGCCGCGATGGGCAATTTCGGCTGGCAATTGATGGTGCCGGCCAAGTCGACGCTTGAGGTCAAGGATCTCAACGGCAAGAAGGTCGGGATCACCGCAGCCGGCTCCGGCTCCGATCTGCTCGCGCTCTGGACCATCCAGGACCGGAAGATCGATTTCACCCGCGTGCCGGTCGGCGGCGGCGGCCTGGTGCCGAACCTGCTCGCCGGCAATGTCGATGCCGCCGTGGTCTACTCCCCGCTGAGCTTCCAGGTCGCCAGGTCCGGCGAGGCCAAGACCATCCTCGACTATGCGACCGCGGCACCACCGAACCTCACCGCGGGCTGGATCGTGCTCGACAAGTTTGCCGAGGCCAAGCCGGAGGTGGTCCAGAAAGCCGTCAATGCGCTCTATGGCGCCGTGCAGTTCATGCGCGCCAACCGCGACGTCACCGTCAAGCTGATCGCCGACCTCTATGAGATGCCGGCCGAGATCGCCGCGATGGAATACGACAACACCATCATGAAGCTCGAGACCGACGGCAACATGGGCGCGGCCAACGTGCCGGCGGCGGTGCAGCTCTCGCTCGATCTCGCCAAGCTCGGCGGACTGAAGGACATCGTTCCGGTCGAGGATGTGATCTCGACCAAGTTCAAGCCGGTGCCGACCAAGCCGTAA
- a CDS encoding ABC transporter permease yields MQATLTIRLARAAIVIAIFALWEILSRTGLVNPRLLPSASDTLVTLGDLLQRSSVRTDLLVTATEVLTAFALAVPMGALIGFLIAENRYFADVAKPLLFFAFSIPKSIFLPMFILVFGVGFAQKVGFGFFSTIFIVIMSTTTAVESVKVEHLTVARSYGATRIQTAFRVYLPSMLPVLLEALRISMIFNLTGVILAEMYASRDGIGHQIATWGENFQMKQLLAGVVMVAAIAMTFNELIRWVETRCSHWRT; encoded by the coding sequence ATGCAGGCCACCCTCACCATCAGGCTCGCGCGGGCCGCGATCGTGATCGCGATCTTCGCGCTGTGGGAGATCCTGTCGCGGACCGGCCTCGTCAATCCGCGCCTGCTGCCGTCGGCATCGGACACGCTGGTGACGCTCGGCGACCTCCTGCAACGCTCCAGCGTCCGGACCGACCTACTGGTGACCGCGACCGAGGTGTTGACCGCCTTTGCGCTCGCGGTGCCGATGGGTGCGCTGATCGGTTTCCTGATCGCGGAGAACCGCTATTTTGCCGACGTGGCGAAGCCTTTGCTGTTCTTCGCCTTCAGCATCCCGAAATCGATCTTCCTGCCGATGTTCATCCTGGTGTTCGGCGTCGGCTTTGCGCAGAAGGTCGGGTTCGGATTCTTCTCGACGATCTTCATCGTGATCATGTCGACCACGACGGCGGTGGAATCGGTCAAGGTCGAGCACCTCACGGTCGCCCGCTCCTATGGTGCGACGCGCATCCAGACCGCGTTCCGCGTCTATCTGCCGAGCATGCTGCCGGTGCTGCTGGAAGCGCTGCGGATTTCGATGATCTTCAACCTCACCGGTGTGATCCTCGCCGAGATGTACGCCTCGCGCGACGGCATCGGCCACCAGATCGCGACCTGGGGCGAGAATTTCCAGATGAAGCAGCTGCTCGCCGGCGTCGTGATGGTCGCCGCGATCGCCATGACCTTCAATGAACTCATCAGATGGGTGGAAACACGATGCAGCCATTGGCGAACGTGA